The Amycolatopsis japonica nucleotide sequence GCATCGCCATGCTGTTCGTCTTCGCCGCGCTCTACGAACTCGCGCCGGTGAAGTTCAGCCCGCACGACTGGTGGACCTGGGTCCTGATGCTGCTGGGCCAGGAGATCGTCTTCTACGCCTACCACCGCGCGAGCCACCGCGTCCGGCTCATGTGGGCGGGTCACCAGGTGCACCATTCGAGCGAGCACTACAACTTCTCGACGGCGTTGCGGCAGAAGTGGACCCCGTACTTCCAGCTGCCGTTCTGGTCGATCCTCGCCCTGGCGGGCATCCCACCGTGGATGATCCTGACCGGACTGTCGATCGACCTCGTCTACCAGTTCTTCGTGCACACCGAGAAGATCCGGAAGCTGCCGCGCTGGTTCGAGTACGTGTTCAACACGCCTTCACACCATCGGGTGCACCACGGCAGCGACCAGGAATACCTGGACGCGAACTACGGCGGCATCCTGATCATCTGGGACCGGATGTTCGGCAGTTT carries:
- a CDS encoding sterol desaturase family protein, producing MADFLAHLSDPVLMATPVFLLFVAIEILALHVLGHDDNVIGYSVKDTRTSMSMGAVAVVINGVFRIAMLFVFAALYELAPVKFSPHDWWTWVLMLLGQEIVFYAYHRASHRVRLMWAGHQVHHSSEHYNFSTALRQKWTPYFQLPFWSILALAGIPPWMILTGLSIDLVYQFFVHTEKIRKLPRWFEYVFNTPSHHRVHHGSDQEYLDANYGGILIIWDRMFGSFVPEGKRPTYGLTKNVESYNLLKVGFHEYGSILRDVRAAGSWRDKLGYVFGPPGWRPKEALSAPAQRG